From Magnolia sinica isolate HGM2019 chromosome 13, MsV1, whole genome shotgun sequence, one genomic window encodes:
- the LOC131224251 gene encoding transcription initiation factor TFIID subunit 15b-like, whose product MSGMYGSGGAGDLLRLPMVAVTMVEPEAEAEAKDMVEILRIKVSGSGGYGGGGGYQGGGDRGNRGGGGNRGGGRGGGNDSGRDDDWLCPNSSCGNLNFAGRTECNKCGTPSPAGAGDQGGGGGYNRGGGGSGGNCGGRGGSYSSGSGGRGSSYGREDSGYAQVPPPQPASYGGAGADGNYPPPPNSYGGNSNYGSEPVLPPSYAGGGPNSYPPSCGAPPNSYGGDGSGDMWGSGRGGPLVVAPG is encoded by the exons ATGTCTGGGATGTACGGTTCCGGCGGAGCGGGCGACCTGCTCCGCCTCCCCATGGTGGCGGTGACTATGGTAGAGCCGGAGGCGGAGGCAGAGGCAAAGGATATGGTGGAAATTCTCAGAATCAAGGTCA GTGGCAGTGGAGGAtatggaggaggaggagggtatCAAGGTGGTGGCGATCGAGGGAACCGAGGCGGTGGAGGAAATCGGGGTGGCGGTCGTGGCGGCGGCAACGACAGCGGTAGAGATGACGATTGGCTATGCCCTAACTCTAG CTGTGGGAATCTGAACTTTGCGGGAAGAACTGAATGTAATAAATGTGGTACTCCGAGTCCTGCTGGAGCAGGAGATCAGGGCGGCGGCGGCGGCTATAATAGAGGAGGAGGAGGTAGTGGTGGGAACTGTGGCGGAAGAGGTGGCAGTTACAGCAGCGGCAGCGGAGGAAGGGGTAGTTCTTATGGCAGGGAAGATAGTGGATATGCTCAGGTTCCTCCCCCTCAACCGGCTTCTTATGGTGGTGCAGGTGCAGATGGAAATTACCCCCCACCCCCAAATTCTTATGGTGGAAATAGTAATTATGGTTCCGAGCCAGTTCTTCCGCCGAGCTATGCTGGTGGTGGGCCCAATTCATACCCTCCGAGCTGTGGCGCTCCTCCAAATAGTTATGGTGGAGATGGGTCAGGTGATATGTGGGGGAGCGGTCGAGGAGGGCCACTGGTTGTAGCTCCTGGCTGA